A segment of the Longimicrobiaceae bacterium genome:
GGTCCTCGGCGACGGCGGCTTCGGCGTGGTCTTCCGCGCCAGCGACCTTCGCCCGGGGCGGGCGGAGGGCGCGGTGGCGGTCAAGGTGCTCAAGGTCCCGGTGCGCGCCCCGGCCGAGCAGGTGGAGCGGCTTCGCGCCCGCTTCCGGCGCGAAGCGTCGTACGCCGCGCGGCTTCCCACGCACCCCGGGATCGTCCCCATCTACGACTACGGGACGGACGAGGAGCTGGGACGCGACTACATCGTCATGGAGCTGCTGGAGGGGGAGGACCTCCGCGCCCGGCTGGCCCGCCCCGAGCCGGTGCCGCTCCCGCAGGCGCTGCGCATCGTCCGCGACGCCGCCCGCGCGCTGGCCGTGGGGCACCAGGAGGGGCTGGTGCACCGCGACGTGAAGCCGGGGAACCTGTTCCTGGCGCGGCCGGAGGACGGGAGCGAGGAGCCGGAGGTGCGGGTGCTGGACTTCGGGATCGCCAAGCCGCTGCACCTGGACCCGGAGCACACCGCCACGCACCTGACCGTGGACGGGCGGGCGCCGCTCTCGGCGCGCTA
Coding sequences within it:
- a CDS encoding serine/threonine-protein kinase, which codes for MSGFEHLLIGRTVGRHYRIEEVLGDGGFGVVFRASDLRPGRAEGAVAVKVLKVPVRAPAEQVERLRARFRREASYAARLPTHPGIVPIYDYGTDEELGRDYIVMELLEGEDLRARLARPEPVPLPQALRIVRDAARALAVGHQEGLVHRDVKPGNLFLARPEDGSEEPEVRVLDFGIAKPLHLDPEHTATHLTVDGRAPLSARYAAPEQLRSDAPVTCATDVFALGVVGFELLTRTRLFTDADQNRRDAGLPVPLPSVRARNPQVPAEVEEVLFRALADDPARRFPEAGAFARALQQACARLRIGLDPA